The nucleotide sequence actgtaatactgcatactacatcgctcataatactgcagtacttttactgtaatactgcatactacatcactcataatactgcagtacttttactgtaatactgcatactacatcgctcataatactgcagtacttttactgtaatactgcatactacatcactcataatactgcagtacttttactgtaatactgcatactacatcactcataatactgcagtacttttacagtaatactgcatactacatcgctcataatactgcagtacttttactgtaatactgcatactacatcactcataatactgcagtacttttactgtaatactgcatactacatcactataatactgcagtacttttacagtaatactgcatactacatcactcataatactgcagtacttttactgtaatactgcatactacatcactataatactgcagtacttttacagtaatactgcatactacatcactcataatactgcagtacttttactgtaatactgcatactacatcactataatactgcagtacttttactgtaatactgcatactacatcactcataatactgcagtacttttactgtaatactgcatactacatcgctcataatactgcagtacttttactgtaatactgcatactacatcactcataatactgcagtacttttactgtaatactgcatactacatcgcgcataatactgcagtacttttactgtaatactgcatactacatcactcaatactgcagtacttttactgtaatactgcatactacatcactcataatactgcagtacatttactgtaatactgcatactacatcactcataatactgcagtgtgtagtagtaaagtatctgagtacttcttccatcactgcCAACATAATAAATAACTCAGACAACAGAAAATGACGTCCACATGTGTTCAGTGTGTctaactttcttcttcttccttacAGCTCCCTCTAGTGGAATACACGGCGAACTGCACTCTATAGTTTACTGCATCACAGAATAAAACGAGTTCTACATTATCCTCAAACTAAAGGACACAAAGCATCAGACagtcttctctttctttatcaattaatctttatatgtacttataaaataaaagtcgAGGCTTTTGATTCATAtcttacactgcactgtaactccTATTCTCCTGTTGTGTCTGTTATTCtactttagtttattattatttccaattgaacactttttaattgtatttacatgtctttaaaaaaaatatcaccttgtgttgcttttacattGTCTTGATggcttttgtgttttatataaaagcaCTTTTAAATTCTTTGTTGTTGAAATATGCAACACAAATAAGACTCGCCTTCTCTGTAGGTAACGGTTCAGTTCACAGTAACTGGAGAGCTGACAGGAAGTTCTTATATGAGTGATGCTTAGTTAAATATATTCTGACCATGCATAGCAGTCAGTTTATATTAGGATGTTATATTACAGAATTACTATGGCTTATAGTTGTATTAACGTTATTCTAAAAAATAGTCTACTCTGATTGAATGCATTTTTGAATCAGTAGATTTCTCTCAGTGAATTTGGGCTTTAGGGTAATTAGGAGACCAGCTGTGTCATTAACTTTAATTAGAAACGTTGttcaggtaaagaaaaaaaaagtaaatgaactTATTGAAAGCTGCTGTTGGTcctaaaatgtccaaaatcaCAGTGAGTTTACGCCTCCTCAAGGTTCACAGGTCTGTCTGTGAGtcaggtgtgactgtgtgatgtaacCACATGCAGGAGATCCCCAAAACTGTGAAATatgtctgtaaaatgtttaaatgaatattCAGTTATTATAGCGATGCAGCACATTGATATTAATGAGTCATGTATAAAATACTGcactactgtaatactttaactacatcattcataatactgcagtacttttaatgtaatactgcatactacatcactcataatactgcagtacttttactgtaatactgcatactacatcgctcataatactgcagtacttttactgtaatactgcatactacatcactcataatactgcagtacttttactgtaatactgcatactacatcactcataatactgcagtccttttacttgtaatggagtatttgtacatagcagtaaagttaaatgttgagcagcttttaactgagactttactgtaaatgaggaaacacagtttgaatccacagtgcggctcctcgtcctgataaccgtccctgttctttaaacacaacaagctccactctgggatcagaGTTCCTTGTTCTCTCCCTTCAGGTCTACAGGTTttagatgggtgtaaccaacatgtgacgcagcacagagctgtcaggctgcatttatGACTGAATCACATGATCAGATCAAAGTTCTAACTTATTAAACTTATCAGGGAGTGAAGGTCAgacagtcgttgcctctgagagctgaaatggcgcagaaagatcagctggaccgagaaaCACTCAGTTGttcgatctgtctggatctactgaaggatccggtgactacttcctgtggacacagctactgtatgagctgtattaaaggatgctgggatggagaggatcagaggaagatctacagctgccctcagtgcagagaggccttcacaccgaagcctgtcctgaagaaaaacaccatgttagcagctttagtggagcagctgaagaagactggactccaagctgctcctgctgatcactgctatgctggacctgaagatgtggcctgtgatttctgcactgggaggaagctgaaagccttcaagtcctgtctggtgtgtctggcctcttactgtgagaatcacctccagtctcATTATGATGTAGctccattaaagaaacacaagctggtggagccctccaagaagctccaggagaacatctgctctcgtcatgataaATTGATGGagatattctgccgtacagataagaagagtatctgttatctgtgcactatggaggatcataaaggccacgacacagtcccagctgcagcagaaaggactgagaggcagagagagctcgaggtgagtcgactaaacatccagcagagaatccagcacagagagaaagatgtgaagctgcttcaacaggaggtggaggccgtcagtctctcggctgataaagcagtggaggacagtgagaagatcttcactgagctgatccgtctcctccagaaaagaagctctgatgtgaagcagcagatcagatcccagcaggaaactgaagtgagtggagtcaaagagcttcaggagaagctgcagcaggagatcactgagctgaagaggaaagacgctgaactgaagcagctctcacacacagaggatcacaaccagtttctacacaactacccctcagtgtcacaactcagtgaacctacagactcatccagcatcaatatccgtcctctgagatactttgaggatgtgacagcagctgtgtcagagctcagagataaactacaggacatcctgagggacaaatggacaaacatctcactggcagtgactgaagtggttttactgtcagaaccagaacccaagaccagagctgagttcttacaatattcacgtgaaatcactctggatccaaacacagtaaacacagagctgttattatctgatgggaacagaaaagtagaacGAACGAGtcaacagtcttattctagtcacacagacagattcactagTTATcctcaggtcctgagtagagagagtctgactggacgttgttactgggaggtggagaggagaggaagagtttttgtagcagtcgcatacaagaatatcagcagagcaggagatgAATCTCTATTTGGacgtaatgacaaatcttggtctttatATTGTGTTACTAACGGTTATGTATTTTACTTCAACAACATTCAaactcccgtctcaggtcctgtttcctccagagtcggagtgtacctggatcacagagcaggtattctgtccttctacagcgtctctgaaaccatgactctcctccacagagtccagaccacattcactcagcctctctatgctggactttgggTTGTAggcacagctgagttgtgtaaagtgaaatagacagaagtcattttagacttcatgtgtcagatgttgtaattattcatgtttttgtttccatgtttctgagctgctcagagatcagctgacatgctaatagtgatattcaacactttgtttactttatgtttcattgatatgttcagtttctttaaatgtgactttttcctgtgtgtttttatccatggaggctctcactgctcatcaccatgtttttaacttctctttgttctaaatgttagtttcatgtttgtattgatgtatttgtgtctgttgtttcttaaacagagaaaacagcagaacttccttcatcacagatattttgttctcatcactttgtaaattcataaagaaatgttcaatcaaactgtaatgatcatgataataatcattaatgatgttcttgtacatagctgacattctgggttaaactaactgactgtgtggatgaagtcaatctgaacatgaaatcattgatcacactttactgattggatgtgtgaacaatctgaagcttcaataatcaataaacaggatttttatcaacagtgatcaaagtgttttcttcttttactctaatactgcatacttcatcactcataatactgcagtacttttactgtaatactgcatactacatcactcataatactgcagtacttttactgtaatactgcatactacatcactcataatactgcagtacttttactgtaatactgcatactacatcactcataatactgcagtacttttactgtaatactgcatactacatcacccataaaactgcagtacttttactgtaatactgcatactacatcactcataatactgcagtacctttactgtaatactgcatactacatcactcataatactgtagtacttttactgtaatactgcagtacttttactgtaatactgcatactacatcactcataatactgcagtacttttactgtaatactgcatactacatcactcataatactgcagtacttttactgtaatactgcatactacatcactcataatactgcagtacttttactgtaatactgcatactacatcactcataatactgcagtacatttactgtaatactgcatactacatcgttcataatactgcagtgtgtagtagtaaagtatctgagtacttcttccatcactgcCAACATAATAAATAACTCAGACAACAGAAAATGACGTCCACATGTGTTCAGTGTGTctaactttcttcttcttccttacAGCTCCCTCTAGTGGAAAACATGGCGAACTGCACTCTATAGTTTACTGCATCACAGAATAAAACGAGTTCTACATTATCCTCAAACTAAAGGACACACAGCATCAGACagtcttctctttctttatcaattaatctttatatgtacttataaaataaaagtcgAGGCTTTTGATTCATAtcttacactgcactgtaactctTATTCTCCTGTTGTGTCTGTTATTCtactttagtttattattatttccaattgaacactttttaattgtatttacatgtctttaaaaaaaatatcacctCGTATTGCTTTTACATTGTCTTGATggcttttgtgttttatataaaagcaCTTTTAAATTCTTTGTTGTTGAAATATGCAACACAAATAAGACTCACCTTCTCTGTAGTTAACGGTTCGGTTCACAGTAACTGGAGAGCTGACAGGAAGTCCTTATATGAGTGATACTTGGTTAAAATATATTCTGACCATGCATAGCAGTCAGTTTATATTAGGATATTATTACAGAATTACTATGGCTTATAGTTGTATTAACGTTATTCTAAAATTAGTCTACTCTGATTGAATGCATTTTCAAAAAAGTAGATTTCTCTCAATGAATTTGGGCTTCAGGGCAATTAGGAGTCCAGCTGTGTCATTAACTTTAATTAGAAAAGATTttcaggtaaagaaaaaaaaagtaaatgaactTATTGAAAGCTGCTGTTGGTcctaaaatgtccaaaatcaCAGTGAGTTTACGCCTCCTCAAGGTTCACAGGTCTGTCTGTGAGtcaggtgtgactgtgtgatgtaacCACATGCAGGAGATCCCCAAAACTGTGAAATATGtctgtaaaaatgtttcaattaatATTCAGTTATTATAGCGATGCAGCACATTGATATTAATGAgtcatatataaaatactgcagaactgtaatactgcatactacatcattcataatactgcagtaattttactgtaggaggatttttcatgcagtacttttacttgtaatggagtatttgtacatagcagtaaagttaaatgttgagcagcttttaactgagactttactgtaaatgaggaaacacagtttgaatccacggtgcggctcctcgtcctgataaccgtccctgttctttaaacacaacaagctccactctgggatcagaGTTCCTTGTTCTCTCCCTTCAGGTCTACAGgttgtagatgggtgtaaccaacatgtgacgcagcacagagctgtcaggctgcatttatGACTGAATCACATGATCAGATCAGTTCAAACCTGTTTCATTTATCAGGAAGTGAAGCTCACTCAGTCGTTGCCtcagagagctgaaatggcgcagaaagatcagctggaccgagaaaCAATCAGCTGttcgatctgtct is from Scomber scombrus chromosome 5, fScoSco1.1, whole genome shotgun sequence and encodes:
- the LOC133980003 gene encoding tripartite motif-containing protein 16-like; its protein translation is MAQKDQLDRETLSCSICLDLLKDPVTTSCGHSYCMSCIKGCWDGEDQRKIYSCPQCREAFTPKPVLKKNTMLAALVEQLKKTGLQAAPADHCYAGPEDVACDFCTGRKLKAFKSCLVCLASYCENHLQSHYDVAPLKKHKLVEPSKKLQENICSRHDKLMEIFCRTDKKSICYLCTMEDHKGHDTVPAAAERTERQRELEVSRLNIQQRIQHREKDVKLLQQEVEAVSLSADKAVEDSEKIFTELIRLLQKRSSDVKQQIRSQQETEVSGVKELQEKLQQEITELKRKDAELKQLSHTEDHNQFLHNYPSVSQLSEPTDSSSINIRPLRYFEDVTAAVSELRDKLQDILRDKWTNISLAVTEVVLLSEPEPKTRAEFLQYSREITLDPNTVNTELLLSDGNRKVERTSQQSYSSHTDRFTSYPQVLSRESLTGRCYWEVERRGRVFVAVAYKNISRAGDESLFGRNDKSWSLYCVTNGYVFYFNNIQTPVSGPVSSRVGVYLDHRAGILSFYSVSETMTLLHRVQTTFTQPLYAGLWVVGTAELCKVK